One stretch of Vulpes lagopus strain Blue_001 chromosome X, ASM1834538v1, whole genome shotgun sequence DNA includes these proteins:
- the ZFP92 gene encoding zinc finger protein 92 homolog — translation MAAILLKARPKVLVSFEDVSVYFTKTEWKLLDLRQRILYKRVMLENYGHLESLGFLSSKPHLVSWLEQGEGPWGADMCGTPAAGMQTDDRIKTRTSISKPKHCLEELPRTDLPAGNNKSQGAGPPGDTPGHRGKAAYSPEAGCGGGDRPGDGGQSGCPGEAGEARQGSGRGAGPGPVLGPRCSAAAERRYLCQQCGRSFTRSSNLIKHRVVHSGEKPYACPECGKLFGRSFALLEHRRIHSGEKPYACPECGKTFTRSSNLIKHQVIHSGEKPFACPECGKPFRRRFALLEHRRVHSGERPYACPECGKAFGRSSNLIEHQRTHGGAKPYACGQCLKAFKGVSQLIHHQRVHSGEKPFACKECGKAFRGCSGLSQHQRVHSGEKPYECSECGRTFGRRANLFKHQATHRQERPHGRRDCGRAFPSGFVLLEHRREHRLAHGGEGGPGAQRPGLQRAPEGKEPCAGGQAATGGECGKAFEGRSWPGRPQKTRAAGKPSEKSGGKKALASLALRRAPSERHPTARRLQGDPGCAAAPSAV, via the exons ATGGCAGCCATCCTCTTGAAGGCCAGACCCAAG GTGCTGGTATCATTTGAAGACGTGTCTGTCTACTTTACCAAGACAGAATGGAAGCTTCTGGACCTCCGACAAAGGATCTTATACAAGAGAGTGATGCTGGAGAACTATGGCCATTTGGAGTCACTGG GCTTTTTGTCCTCCAAGCCTCACCTGGTCTCCTGGCTGGAACAAGGAGAGGGGCCCTGGGGAGCAGACATGTGTGGAACACCGGCCGCAGGGATGCAGACAG ACGACAGGATCAAGACCAGGACATCGATTTCGAAGCCAAAACATTGCTTAGAGGAACTCCCAAGGACCGACCTTCCAGCCGGTAATAACAAGAGCCAGGGAGCCGGGCCACCGGGGGACACGCCGGGGCACAGAGGGAAAGCTGCTTATTCTCCAGAGGCAGGCTGCGGCGGCGGTGACCGCCCCGGGGACGGAGGCCAGAGCGGCTGCCCGGGCGAGGCAGGAGAGGCGAGGCAGGGCAGTGGCCGGGGTGCCGGGCCGGGCCCGGTCCTCGGGCCGCGCTGCTCGGCCGCCGCAGAGAGGCGCTACCTGTGTCAGCAGTGCGGCAGGTCGTTCACGCGCAGCTCCAACCTCATCAAGCACCGGGTGGTGCACAGCGGCGAGAAGCCGTACGCGTGCCCCGAGTGCGGGAAGCTCTTCGGGCGCAGCTTCGCGCTCCTGGAGCACCGGCGCATCCACAGCGGCGAGAAGCCGTACGCGTGCCCCGAGTGCGGGAAGACGTTCACGCGCAGCTCCAACCTCATCAAGCACCAGGTCATCCACAGCGGCGAGAAGCCGTTCGCGTGCCCCGAGTGCGGGAAGCCCTTCCGGCGCCGCTTCGCGCTCCTGGAGCACCGGCGTGTGCACAGCGGCGAGCGGCCGTACGCGTGCCCCGAGTGCGGCAAGGCCTTCGGCCGGAGCTCCAACCTCATCGAGCACCAGCGCACCCACGGCGGGGCCAAGCCCTACGCGTGCGGCCAGTGCCTGAAGGCCTTCAAGGGCGTCTCCCAGCTCATCCACCACCAGCGCGTGCACAGCGGGGAGAAGCCGTTCGCGTGCAAGGAGTGCGGGAAGGCCTTCCGGGGATGCTCGGGGCTCAGTCAGCACCAGCGCGTGCACAGCGGCGAGAAGCCCTATGAGTGCAGCGAGTGCGGCCGGACGTTCGGCCGCCGGGCCAACCTCTTCAAGCACCAGGCCACTCACCGCCAGGAGAGGCCCCACGGGCGCCGAGACTGTGGGCGGGCGTTCCCGAGCGGCTTTGTGCTCCTGGAGCACCGGCGGGAGCACCGGCTGGCGCACGGCGGCGAGGGTGGCCCCGGCGCCCAGCGGCCCGGACTGCAGCGCGCCCCGGAGGGCAAGGAGCCCTGTGCAGGCGGCCAGGCCGCCACGGGCGGCGAGTGTGGCAAAGCCTTCGAGGGCAGATCGTGGCCGGGCCGTCCTCAGAAGACCCGTGCTGCAGGGAAGCCCTCGGAGAAGAGTGGCGGCAAAAAGGCGCTGGCGTCCTTGGCCCTCCGAAGAGCCCCGTCCGAGCGGCACCCCACGGCTCGGAGACTCCAGGGAGACCCGGGATGTGCGGCCGCCCCCAGCGCGGTGTGA